One window from the genome of Bradyrhizobium xenonodulans encodes:
- a CDS encoding zinc-dependent alcohol dehydrogenase family protein: MKATVLHGPGDIRYEGVNDPKIIHPTDAIIKLSATCICGSDLWPYRGLQPQEGPAHMGHEYCGVVVEVGSAVRTVKPGQFVVGSFCLSDNTCPHCKFGFQSSCEQREFMSGAQAPYARVPLADGTLVATREMPPSDLIPHLLATSDVLGTGWYAADAANVKQGSVVAVVGDGAVGLMGVLAAKEMGASRIIAMSRHKTRQDLAREFGATDIVVERGAEGIARVKDLTRGAGADSVLECVGTQEAMSQALECARPGGSIGYVGVPHGVSFDGQALFFGQRRMMGGPAPVRRFLPDLMDRVLNGRIQPGKVFDLTLPIDQVAEGYRAMDQRRAIKTLLTV; encoded by the coding sequence ATGAAAGCAACCGTCCTGCACGGACCCGGCGATATCCGTTACGAAGGCGTCAACGATCCGAAGATCATTCACCCGACTGACGCCATCATCAAGCTGTCGGCAACCTGCATTTGCGGCTCCGATCTCTGGCCTTATCGTGGGCTACAGCCGCAGGAAGGCCCCGCGCATATGGGCCACGAATATTGCGGCGTCGTGGTCGAAGTCGGCAGCGCGGTGCGGACCGTCAAGCCCGGCCAGTTCGTGGTCGGCTCGTTCTGCCTCTCGGACAACACCTGCCCGCATTGCAAGTTCGGCTTCCAGTCCTCGTGTGAGCAGCGCGAGTTCATGTCGGGCGCGCAGGCGCCTTACGCCCGTGTTCCTCTCGCGGACGGCACGCTGGTCGCGACCAGGGAGATGCCGCCGAGCGATCTCATCCCGCATCTGCTCGCCACCTCCGACGTGCTCGGAACCGGCTGGTACGCGGCCGATGCTGCGAACGTGAAGCAAGGCTCCGTGGTCGCGGTGGTCGGCGACGGCGCGGTCGGCCTCATGGGCGTGCTGGCGGCGAAGGAAATGGGCGCCTCCCGCATCATCGCCATGAGCCGCCACAAGACGCGGCAGGATCTGGCCAGAGAGTTCGGCGCGACCGACATCGTCGTCGAGCGCGGCGCAGAAGGCATCGCGCGCGTCAAGGATCTGACCCGCGGCGCCGGCGCGGACTCGGTGCTCGAATGCGTCGGCACGCAGGAAGCGATGTCGCAAGCGCTCGAATGCGCGCGCCCGGGCGGCAGCATCGGCTATGTCGGCGTCCCCCATGGCGTGAGCTTCGATGGCCAGGCCTTGTTCTTCGGACAGCGGCGCATGATGGGCGGTCCGGCGCCGGTGCGGCGGTTCCTGCCCGATCTGATGGACCGGGTGCTCAATGGACGGATACAGCCGGGCAAGGTGTTCGATCTCACGCTGCCGATCGACCAGGTCGCCGAAGGCTACAGGGCGATGGACCAGCGCCGCGCGATCAAGACGCTGCTGACGGTGTGA
- a CDS encoding SDR family NAD(P)-dependent oxidoreductase — translation MNISFEGKVALVTGAASGLGLATAKAFAESGASVALADWSEDAARAAADELSSRGHKAIGIRCDVADDAEVEGMVSRTLETFGRLDAAYNNAGVQNVLAETADTAREDYDRVMGVNLRGVWSCMKFELQQMRKQGSGAIVNCSSLGGLVGGAERGIYHAAKHGVLGFTKSAALEYGARGIRVNAICPGLIWTPMVDRMVADGQGDALKAMEASIPLRRVGRPEEIANAVLWLCSDAASYVTGQSISVDGGFVMR, via the coding sequence ATGAACATTTCATTCGAAGGCAAGGTCGCTCTGGTGACCGGCGCAGCGTCCGGTCTTGGTCTTGCAACCGCGAAAGCTTTCGCGGAATCGGGGGCGTCTGTCGCGCTCGCGGACTGGAGCGAGGATGCGGCGCGGGCGGCCGCCGACGAGCTCAGCTCTCGAGGTCACAAAGCGATCGGCATTCGTTGCGATGTGGCCGATGACGCCGAGGTCGAGGGCATGGTCTCAAGGACGCTCGAAACTTTCGGTCGTCTCGATGCCGCCTACAATAATGCCGGCGTCCAGAATGTGCTCGCAGAGACGGCTGACACCGCCCGCGAGGATTATGACCGTGTCATGGGGGTCAATCTGCGTGGCGTATGGAGCTGCATGAAGTTCGAATTGCAGCAGATGCGCAAGCAGGGCAGCGGCGCCATCGTCAATTGCTCGTCTCTCGGCGGTCTTGTCGGAGGTGCAGAACGCGGGATCTATCACGCCGCCAAGCACGGTGTTCTTGGCTTCACCAAAAGCGCAGCGCTCGAATATGGAGCGCGCGGCATCCGCGTCAATGCCATTTGCCCGGGATTGATATGGACCCCGATGGTGGACCGGATGGTGGCCGACGGGCAAGGCGATGCGCTCAAGGCCATGGAAGCAAGCATTCCGTTGCGGCGTGTCGGACGCCCCGAGGAAATCGCGAATGCGGTTCTGTGGCTATGCAGCGACGCTGCGAGCTATGTGACCGGCCAGTCCATCTCGGTGGACGGCGGCTTCGTCATGCGTTGA
- a CDS encoding M81 family metallopeptidase — MSQMRRVLSAQVAHETNTFSIVPTTLEDYRKRLFLLDGEIAAALAETRMEIAAHLAAAKRYGWTLVQPVAAAATPSGKVTAECWAELQRLVYAACETGPFDGVILALHGAMVTETDDDAEGALLEGLRKRLGETIPIAVTLDLHANVTERMGRLANIMLPYRTYPHIDQYETAFRAAELLQSAMDGTTRPKVFRLQGALLDGCNHGRTQGGVMSDLLARAADMQAQTPGLLSVDVCAGFSRSDIAEVGPSVQVTYDASHNAAETAARQAAAALQDEMVRRRAEVTVTPLDLPAATKLAAAAAADVADTRPLVIADFSDNPGSGAYGDGVRLLEALLQAEIRGVLFGVLGDPEAAARCHAAGLGANLDVVVGAKRHPASYGPPLTLTGRVSGLSDGAFVCEGPMNAGQPMTLGPTALLEVNGISIAISTNTLQTYDQEMFRILGAEPAQFRIVAVKSAHHFRAAFGPMAKEVILADSGGLATNDHTKLSYRKVRRPIWPLDDIPPG, encoded by the coding sequence ATGAGCCAGATGCGGCGCGTTCTCTCGGCGCAGGTCGCCCACGAGACCAACACGTTCTCGATCGTTCCGACGACGCTCGAGGACTATCGCAAGCGGCTATTTCTGCTTGATGGCGAGATCGCCGCGGCGCTGGCCGAGACCAGAATGGAGATCGCCGCACATCTGGCCGCAGCCAAACGTTACGGCTGGACCCTGGTGCAGCCGGTCGCCGCCGCGGCCACCCCATCCGGGAAGGTGACCGCCGAGTGCTGGGCCGAATTGCAGCGCCTGGTCTACGCGGCCTGCGAAACGGGGCCGTTCGACGGCGTCATCCTCGCGTTGCACGGCGCGATGGTGACCGAGACCGACGACGACGCCGAAGGGGCGCTGCTCGAAGGATTGCGCAAGCGTCTGGGCGAAACCATCCCGATTGCGGTGACGCTCGATCTGCATGCCAACGTCACCGAACGCATGGGCCGGCTGGCCAACATCATGCTGCCCTACCGCACCTATCCGCACATCGACCAATACGAGACGGCGTTCCGCGCCGCTGAGCTGCTGCAATCGGCGATGGACGGCACGACCCGCCCAAAAGTCTTCCGCTTGCAGGGAGCCTTGCTCGACGGATGCAATCACGGACGGACCCAGGGCGGGGTGATGAGCGACCTGCTGGCGCGCGCCGCGGACATGCAGGCGCAAACGCCCGGCCTTTTGTCCGTCGATGTCTGCGCCGGCTTCAGCCGCTCGGACATCGCCGAGGTCGGCCCCAGCGTCCAGGTCACCTACGATGCCTCCCACAACGCCGCCGAGACGGCCGCGCGGCAGGCCGCGGCCGCGCTCCAGGACGAGATGGTCCGCCGGCGTGCCGAAGTCACCGTCACACCGCTCGACTTGCCGGCCGCAACCAAGCTTGCCGCCGCAGCCGCAGCTGATGTCGCCGATACCCGTCCTCTCGTGATCGCCGACTTCAGCGACAACCCGGGCTCGGGCGCCTACGGCGATGGTGTCCGCCTGCTGGAGGCGCTGCTGCAGGCCGAAATCCGCGGCGTGCTCTTCGGCGTCCTCGGCGACCCCGAAGCCGCGGCCCGCTGCCATGCCGCCGGCCTTGGGGCCAACCTGGATGTGGTGGTCGGTGCCAAGCGCCATCCCGCCAGCTACGGACCTCCGCTCACGCTGACCGGGCGGGTGAGCGGCCTGTCGGACGGCGCCTTCGTATGCGAGGGGCCGATGAATGCCGGTCAGCCCATGACGCTCGGGCCCACGGCCCTGCTCGAGGTCAACGGCATCTCCATCGCGATTTCGACCAACACGCTGCAGACCTACGATCAGGAAATGTTCCGAATTCTCGGAGCAGAGCCGGCTCAATTTCGGATCGTCGCAGTCAAGTCTGCGCACCATTTCCGGGCTGCCTTCGGGCCCATGGCCAAGGAGGTGATCCTGGCCGACAGCGGCGGCCTCGCCACCAACGATCACACCAAGCTGTCCTATCGAAAAGTCCGCCGTCCCATCTGGCCGCTCGACGACATCCCGCCGGGTTGA
- a CDS encoding arsenate reductase/protein-tyrosine-phosphatase family protein, translated as MSKTNRVLFLCTGNYYRSRYAEEIFNHRVGLEGLGWHAFSRAVAEQLPPQNVGPISPYTLEALQAQGIAPGGATRHPVLCTVDDFAAAALVVALKDAEHRPMIAHRFAGVAHRVEYWDVDDIEYLDAPTALGKIDELVRRLIGSLQIRDR; from the coding sequence ATGAGCAAGACCAATCGCGTGCTGTTTCTCTGCACCGGCAATTATTACCGAAGCCGCTATGCCGAGGAGATCTTCAACCATCGCGTCGGGCTCGAAGGGCTCGGCTGGCACGCGTTCTCGCGCGCCGTCGCCGAACAGCTCCCGCCTCAAAACGTGGGGCCGATCTCGCCCTACACGCTGGAGGCCCTGCAAGCGCAAGGCATCGCGCCGGGAGGCGCTACGCGACATCCCGTGCTCTGCACCGTCGACGACTTTGCGGCGGCGGCGCTCGTGGTCGCGCTGAAGGATGCCGAGCATCGCCCCATGATCGCGCATCGCTTTGCCGGCGTCGCCCATCGGGTCGAATATTGGGACGTGGACGATATCGAATATCTCGATGCGCCGACGGCGCTCGGCAAGATTGATGAGCTGGTCAGGCGGCTGATCGGAAGCCTGCAGATCCGCGACCGATAG
- a CDS encoding MarR family winged helix-turn-helix transcriptional regulator — protein sequence MSRRVQNTHIKKRVRSLHEALVDIISVMNRRQGDEMMIREAGISLDRALFPLLVGIERRGPIGVVDLADRMGRDYTTVSRQVAKLETLGLVERRASEADRRVSEATITADGKAMTDAVDRARERIVGGMFASWDDRDIEDLVRLMRKLADAMTAQSDPA from the coding sequence ATGTCAAGAAGAGTGCAAAATACACATATTAAAAAACGGGTGCGATCGCTTCACGAAGCGTTGGTCGACATCATCAGCGTCATGAACCGCCGGCAGGGCGACGAGATGATGATCCGCGAGGCCGGCATCTCGCTCGACCGCGCGCTGTTTCCGCTGCTCGTCGGCATCGAGCGGCGGGGTCCGATCGGCGTCGTCGACCTCGCCGACCGCATGGGACGGGACTACACGACGGTGAGCCGGCAGGTCGCGAAGCTGGAAACTCTGGGCCTCGTCGAGCGCCGCGCCAGCGAAGCGGATCGCCGCGTCAGCGAAGCCACCATCACCGCTGATGGCAAGGCCATGACGGATGCGGTCGACCGGGCGCGCGAACGGATCGTCGGGGGAATGTTCGCAAGCTGGGACGATCGCGATATCGAGGATCTGGTGCGCTTGATGCGCAAGCTCGCAGATGCGATGACCGCGCAAAGCGACCCGGCCTGA
- a CDS encoding FAD-dependent oxidoreductase, with the protein MTKQFTADVLICGAGAAGLTLAIDLARRGVSFRLIEKMDRPFHGSRGKGIQPRTQEIFEDLGIIDRIVAAGGLYPPQRVYRADGSFTEAEIAEHIAPTPAEPYHMALMIPQVLTEGVMRERLLELGHRVEFGCELVGLEQDQDGVTARLSGAAGEETMQVRYLIGADGGRSFVRHALDIGFPGKTLGVRAVVADVVLTGLDRNAWHRFNDGAMDRQLALCPLAGTELFQLQAPVPREGEVDLSAEGLSAMVAERTGRDDIRIHAVHWASAYQMNARLADRYRDGRVFLVGDAAHIHPPTGGQGLNTSVQDAYNLGWKLAAVIEGAAAVLLDSYESERRPVAASMLGLATDLLEAAKRGEIKRGRDVQQLDIGYPGSPLALEKPERSAGVFAGDRAPDAPLRGAAGQPTRLFELFKGPHWTLLGYDVKRGAVPARSGLHIHCIGPDGELIDEGGHFRGAYTVSPGDWVLVRPDGYVGAVVGARQTDVLARFMAEQGVV; encoded by the coding sequence ATGACAAAGCAATTCACGGCGGACGTCCTGATCTGCGGCGCCGGCGCGGCCGGCCTCACGCTCGCCATCGATCTGGCGCGGCGCGGCGTGTCGTTCCGGCTGATCGAGAAGATGGACCGTCCGTTCCACGGGTCGCGCGGCAAGGGAATTCAGCCGCGCACGCAGGAGATTTTCGAGGATCTCGGCATCATCGACCGCATCGTCGCGGCCGGCGGTCTCTATCCGCCGCAGCGCGTCTACCGCGCCGACGGCAGCTTCACCGAGGCCGAGATCGCCGAGCACATCGCCCCGACACCCGCCGAGCCCTACCACATGGCTCTGATGATCCCGCAAGTCCTGACCGAGGGCGTGATGCGCGAGCGTCTGCTCGAGCTCGGCCATCGCGTGGAGTTCGGATGCGAACTGGTCGGCCTGGAGCAGGATCAGGACGGCGTGACGGCGCGTCTGTCCGGCGCGGCCGGCGAAGAGACAATGCAGGTGCGTTACCTCATCGGCGCCGATGGCGGCCGCAGCTTCGTGCGCCACGCACTCGATATCGGCTTTCCCGGCAAGACGCTCGGCGTGCGCGCCGTGGTGGCCGACGTTGTCCTGACGGGGCTCGACCGCAACGCATGGCACCGCTTCAACGATGGCGCGATGGACCGCCAACTCGCGCTGTGCCCGCTCGCCGGAACGGAGCTGTTCCAGTTGCAAGCGCCGGTCCCGCGCGAAGGTGAGGTCGATCTGTCGGCCGAGGGGCTTTCGGCGATGGTCGCGGAGCGCACCGGGCGCGACGATATCCGCATTCACGCCGTGCATTGGGCCTCGGCCTATCAGATGAACGCGCGCCTCGCCGATCGCTACCGGGATGGCCGCGTGTTTCTGGTCGGCGATGCCGCGCACATTCATCCGCCGACGGGCGGGCAGGGCCTCAATACCAGCGTGCAGGATGCCTACAATCTCGGCTGGAAGCTCGCCGCGGTGATCGAAGGGGCTGCCGCGGTTCTACTCGACAGCTATGAGAGCGAACGCCGCCCCGTCGCCGCCAGCATGCTCGGCCTAGCGACCGATCTGCTGGAAGCCGCCAAACGCGGTGAGATCAAGCGCGGCCGCGACGTGCAGCAACTCGACATCGGCTATCCCGGCTCGCCGCTGGCGCTGGAGAAGCCTGAGCGCTCCGCCGGCGTGTTCGCAGGCGACCGCGCCCCGGATGCGCCGCTGCGCGGTGCCGCCGGACAGCCCACGCGCCTGTTCGAGCTGTTCAAGGGGCCGCATTGGACGCTGCTCGGCTATGACGTGAAGCGCGGCGCCGTGCCGGCGCGTAGCGGATTGCACATCCACTGCATTGGCCCCGATGGCGAGCTGATCGACGAAGGCGGACACTTCCGGGGCGCGTACACCGTGTCGCCGGGCGATTGGGTGCTGGTGCGGCCGGACGGTTATGTTGGTGCTGTCGTGGGCGCGCGGCAGACGGATGTGTTGGCGCGCTTCATGGCGGAGCAGGGGGTGGTGTGA